The sequence agcaagaatgtccaggttatgaggttatttgagtacatggcctgcttttccgagggagtggaaatgtaggaagagtccatggagtggaggcttgtttctctgatgttctctgctctccaaagttctctgccgttccttgcagtcatgggcagagcagtagccatacgaaggcgcgaagtatcgacaaggagctcagagaccttcaccctgccttgtgtagctggatcctggacttcctgtcagatcgccggcaggtagtaagagtgggctccatctcctttgtctctctgaccctcagcacacataccccacagggttgtcactttggacccctcctttactctttgtgcacccatgacttgtgttgccacccacagctccaatctgctaattcaattttgctgacaacagtacattgattggcctcatctcaaatactgataacaatcaatcaaatgccttctgacaagggtcggtccaaacaaacttttcacgcttcttcaggagattggtcagaggaagagcaaTCGCAGCAGAGTTCTTACGATAATATctatccattcccagaaaccttctaagagccttctcagcagtcagaataggaactggagaaattgtctggacttttgcccgaacaggagccaacttgctttgaccgacAACAAAGCCAAGATAGGTCATACTGGCacggccaaattcactcttagctcaattaactgtaaggttgtcctaggaaagcctgtcaaacagcttttctactgcagagatatgctcttcccaagtgccactccctgtaactaagtcatcaatataggtatctgtgtgttctcaccctcgaattacaaaatcaatcattctctgggatgttcctggagcatttttccgtccaaaaggcaaaacattgtattcatacaacccagatggtgtcacaaacacagaaatttctctacctctgtccatcaatggaacacaccaataccctttcaacagatcaatcattGTAAGTAATTAGCTTTTCCagccttatcgatgcaatcatccactctagggataggataggcatctgtttttgttactgtatttacctttctataatcagtgcaaaatctaacactaccatcaggtatgggcacaataatgcagggtgactccaatctcattttgaaggcctaataataccattctccagcatatactcaattccctggtcagccaatttacacttttctacgttcatgcaatTTGGGTGTTGTTCAATCAGTTTAGCTTGACCAACATCTACGTCATGTACtacgaccgtggtttgcttgggaacaaagggaaataaatctttaaacttcagaaataattccttcagctgttaaccatataaaccatataacaatcacagcacggaaacaggccatcttggccctcctagtccgtgccgaacccttaatctcacctagtctcacctacccgcactcagcccataaccctccactcctttcctgtccatatacctatccaattttaccttaaatgacacaactgaactggcctctactactcctacaggaagctcattccacacagctatcactctttgagtaaagaaataccccctggtgtttcccttaaacttctgccccctaactctcaaatcatgtcctctagtttgaatctcccctactctcaatggaaacagcctgttcacgtcaactctatctatccctctcaaaattttaaatacctcgatcaaatcccccctcaaccttctacgctccaatgaatagagacctaacttgttcaacctttctctgtaacttaattgctgaaacccaggtaacatcctagtaaatcatctctgcactctctctaatttattgatatctttcctataattcggtgaccagaactgtacacaatattccaaatttggccttaacaatgccttgtacaattttaacattacatcccaacttctgtactcaatgctttgatttataaaggcccgcgttccaaaagccctcttcaccaccctatctacatgagactccactttcagggaactatgcacagttattcctagatctccctgttcctctgcattcctcaatgtcctaccatttactctgtatgttctatttggattattcctgccaaaatgtagaatctctcacttctcagcattaaactccatctgccaacgttcagcccattcttctaactggcataaatctccctgcaaactttgaaaatccacctcattatccacaacacctcctaccttagtatcatcggcatacttactaatccaatttaccaccccatcatccagatcatttatgtatatcacaaacaacattgggcccaaaacagatccctgaggcaccccgctagtcaccggcctccatcccgataaacaattatccaccactactctctggcatctcccatctagccactgttgaatccattttattactccagcattaatacctaacgactgaacattcttaactaaccttccatgtggaactttgtcaaaggctttgctgaagtccatatagactacatccactgccttaccctcgtaacttcttcaaaaaattcaataaggtttgtcaaacatgaccttccacgcacaaatccatgctggctacttctaatcagatcccgtctatccagataattataaatactatctctaagaatactttccattaatttacctaccactgatgtcaaactgacaggtctataattgctaggcttccttctagaaccctttttaaacaatggaaccacatgtgcaatacgccaatcctccagcacaatccccgtttctaatgacatattaaagatctccgtcagagctcctgctatttctacacaaacttccctctaggtcctggggaatatcctgtcaggacccggagatctatccacttttaaatttcttaaaagcgccggtacctccacctctttaattgtcataggttccataacttccttacttgtttcccacaccttagacaattcaatatccttctccttagtgaataccgaagagaagaaatcattcaaaatctctcccatctccttcggttccacacatagctgaccactctgattctctaaggggtcaattttatccctcactatcctcttgcttttaatataactgtagaaacctttcagatttactttcaccttatttgccaaaccaacctcgtatcttcttttagcttttctaatctctttcttaagattccttttacattctttatattcctcgagcaattcctttactccatgctgcctatatctattgtagacatccttctttttctgaaccaaatttctaatatcccttgaaaaccatggtgctctcaaacctttaacctttcctttcaccctaacaggaacataaagattctgtaccctcataatttcacccttaaatgacctccatttctctattacaaccttcccataaaacaacttgacccaatccactctctctaaatcccttcacatcccctcaaagttaggctttctccaatcaaaaatctcaactctaggtccagttctgtccttctccataattatattgaagctaatgctattgtgatcaatggacccgaagtgctccccaacacatacatctgtcagctgacctatcgcattccctaacaggagatccaacactgccccatctctagtcggtacttctatgtattgttgcaaaaaactatcctgcacacatttcacaaactctaaaccatccagcccttttacagaatgagcttcccagtctacgtgtggaaaattaaaatcttccacaatcaccaccttgtgtttactacaaatatctgctatctccttacacatttgctcttccaactcacgcgccccattaggtggcctataatacactcctatcagtgttactgcacctttcccattcttcaattccacccaaatggcctccctagaagagctctctaatctatccttccaaagcaccaccataagattttctcggacaagcaagttgttgttgctttggctgcagatgagacaacctgttagcaatgttttctggaacaaccgagttcattagcctaactgggaccatgtttggcttgtaaaaagtctcagacaagtcaattgtttcattctcagggttgccagtttcatttgttttgacaacaacacacacagatggtacctacttgttcaaaaaaggttttatcatatttatgtgtaccacctgtgttagttcacCGTCAgttgggtgttttaataacataattcacatcattaatttgggagactatttcatatggtctattgaatttcgcctgaagtggattcgtcaacataaggcaagtaccttatctcccacctggtattttctttcgcgagccctgttatcaaaccaacacttcattttgttttgagaaatctttaagttttgtctcactgGATTTCAGgtttggtgtagtttatttttgaacttcaaaatatAGTCTAACAGTTAACATCAATCCACTGTTtcttttaacaaggtcaaaggtcactctgcgaccaaatacaagttcaaatggagtaaagccctgtgattcctgtactgattctctttctgtggacaaaagcaaatgtattctttcatcccagtcttttccattttcaacacaatatgtcttaatcattgttttgagggtagaatgaaatctttctaaagccccttgtgattctgtaTGGTATGCAGGTGATGCaatttgttttgctcccagttctacctgctggaataatccaaatgtaaaattacatccttgatcagactggatttctttaggcaaatcgAATAATGTGAAAATCTTGGtgagagccttcgccacagttttagctttaatatgtatgagaggtattgcctctgggaatctggatgtggTACAcaaaatagttagcagatactgatggccagctttggtctttggcaatgggccaacacaatccactataactttggaaaaaGGGTTCACTGAATGCAGGTACAGGCCACTGGGGTGAgctcattaggtttacccacaacttgacaagtaccttttggaaactcttattcagggtaaacataactttatgagttaaagcaaactgatctgctaatccagcagattcctccatagtggcagcatcatttccatctaaatacatctttctgtcatcagggacacacctgctgaattcttcaattaaaaccaactctttcaagctgttaaaatcatcatttacatgttcagatgtgcaccagcggtcaaaacacacaaatttctcataagcaaattccgtaTGTCTGGTTcatagatttcttcaaatttctaaacttttgcctgtctgcttctgggaccaactcgtaagctttgagcacagcctgtttcactaggtCATAATATGTGGTGTGtgaccatgtggttaaggtgttgaactagcgatctgaaagtcatgagttcgagcctcagccgaggcagcgtgtgtgtccttgagcaaagcactgaaccacacacagctcctgcacatttatagcccagtggcgatgattggggaagcataaataaataaataataagctgcttcagcgctgtcaaagcagaataggcttgctcagccttccccttaattacacttagTAAGAGTATTTTCTTACTGCTTTTCTATCTCTCCAGCCTGAAATTGCCtctgcctccatctttaatttttctcacttgtactggagctcaagctcactaggtttacgttcaggaaacacctccaactcctccactttaaacaccccctcagatacataatgttcagctattatcctctgcatctgtgccctcctcattgtcaatttcaccttagcaaatATTAACACTTTAGCAATACTCaataactcaatccttctggtgtcttctaatgcctgagaggttcacacttccagatatctatcaacatccattgctgcagattttccacacacaaataaatcaaaagggatttatccaatgaaatcgatattaaatcaatccttaaatttgttcatatcccagacgcaggccccattttgttacaaaccatAACGCTTTAAAAaagaaccagcagcaacagactactcccagtggccatacattttatttccacatcccattcccattctgatatgtctatccatggcctcctctactgtcaaaattaatccaaacacaggttggaggaacaacaccttatataccggctgggtagcctccaacctgatgggatgaacattgacttctctaacttccgttaatgcccctcttccacttcttaccccatcactgacatatttaattgtttgcctgttttccatgtctctctggtgcttcccccgcaccttactttctcctgaggcctcctgtccaatgattctttcccatctccagctctgtatcacgttcgccaatcacctttccagttcttagcttcatcccaccaactcctgtctcctatcatttcgcatttcaccctccccccactactttcaaatctctttgtatctttcctttcagttaatcctgacgaagggtctcagcctgaaacatcgacatttcttctccttatagatactgcttcgcttgctgggttccaccagcattttgtgtgtgttgtttgaatttccagcatctacagatttcctcatgagtgttatgtgtataaatctgtagaaataaaactcccaaactattgagctcgggggaaacaaggcttggagtcttgagatggtaaagtatgaaagttcagttcaactacagaataagtgatgagagagagatatttgtaatccagggtaaatgttgagagaaggccatTATGtcatattccacaggttccatggtggtaaaacgagaccaacagtcgctgtagattttatctgtcatccttccaaatccacatactaattatcacccgAAGTGACTTGTCataaggggtatcatcttcaagtgaactaccacaccacagccaggcaagggttaacacataagtggtctccacaggataccccaaatcagatcctctgctatggatcaaatgaggtgacaaccacacattcgatgtatggTGAATCGATAATTTGTCCACCCTTGTGGGCGAAGGAaggttccaaacagtgacccttggccactagttccctggtttcaattcttccatttttcctcctttgtctctatctgtctctgagtgtctgtgtcctcggttaaaactaaacaagctgcacgcgatgtaaacaagctgcaagtcagacacatttgccttcttaatctctctctctctctctctctctccacagcaaacaaaacctagagattcataacaatggccactccccattgtgaactgatggtgtgccagtaggtgggatgactgagtgaatcctttcccacattctcagcaggtgaatggcctttctctagtgtgaactcgttgatgtctctgtagggtgaatgtctgagtgaatcccttccctcagactgagcaggtgaacggcttctccccagtgtgaacttgctgatgtaccagcagggtagatgactgagtgaatccctttccacaaattgagcaggtgaatggcttcgcctcggagtgaactcgctggtgactccgtaggtgggatgactgagtgaatcccttcccacattcggagcagctgaacggcctctccccagtgtgaactcgctgatgaatcagaagggtggaagagtcagagaatcccttcccacagactgagcaggtgaacggcttctccccagtgtgaactcgctggtgtttcagtagggtagctaactgagtgaatcccttctcacagactgaacaggtgaacggcttctccccagtgtgaactcgctgatgtatcagtagggcagatgactgtgtaaatcctttcccacactctgagcaggtgaacggcttctccccagtgtgaactcgctggtgactctgtagggtagctaactgagtgaatcccttctcacagactgagcaggtgaacagcttctccccagtgtgaactcgctggtgtctctgtagggtagctaactgagtgaatcccttctcacagactgagcaggtgaacggcttctccccagtgtgaactcgctgatgactctgtaggtgggatgactgagtaaatctcttcccacattctgaacaggtgaatggcttctccgccgggcgaactcgctggtgtctctgtagggtagctaactgagtgaatcctttcccacagactgagcaggtgaacggcttctctccagtgtgaactcgctgatgtaccagtagggtagatgactgtgtaaatcctttcccgcactctgagcaggtgaatggcttctccccagtgtgaactcgctggtgagccatcaggtcagatgactgagtgaatccttttcccagaaattcagcagttgaccagcctctgcccggtgtggtgtgaactgattggtgtgtccacaggtgggaagaccgactgaatcccttctcacacacagaataggtgaatggccttgtccagtgtgaacttgctgatgtaccttcagttgcgaTGACcgggtgaatccattcccactgtctgagcgggtgaaaggcctttctcctgtgtaaattacaggcgtgccagttggtcaaatgaccgagaggatccctccccacagtctgagcaggaagggtggtcaattggatcccttgctccacttcttaaatacctaggcagagacaacaaaactgttgtgccgtgtttgagcttcctgaagacgaattccttctcatttttaacctgtaaaaagatttacaaactccatcaatgggtgtaggacaacatttctgatgagattacttgagttgccaaggcttgatctggtatcacactgttacagtgaggttctacccaagctggacagagaaatcatctcctgactgggcagagtgctggtatctggaatgaccatcaattctctgatgctcttcctgtctctatcagaatggggcatttctgccgtctccaatctgtgccctggctcagtttgactatctccgttggtattattccctgttcccactgagctgcatgggttcctggcccctcagtaactgaaacactcgcacgcaaatagtttttcttgacttgcagctgggatcttcttttatgtattattaacttaaagtgtcaCAGTTTTAATGCCACataaaaattcctgctgaaatgactgattggttcacacagctgtcaaaaggggttagagtgaatttttgtattatttcaggttcttgtcacaatCATCGAAAAtttcaacatggaaacaggccctttgggccatctggtttgtgctgaactatttaaacagcccactcccacacctctaccatccaggtaccaacacaaacctcttaaatgttgaagtcgagctcgcatgcaccacttgtgctggctgctcattccacagccggatgaccgtctgtgtgaagaagtttcccctcatg comes from Hypanus sabinus isolate sHypSab1 unplaced genomic scaffold, sHypSab1.hap1 scaffold_264, whole genome shotgun sequence and encodes:
- the LOC132388095 gene encoding oocyte zinc finger protein XlCOF6-like; the encoded protein is MAHQRVHTGEKPFTCSECGKGFTQSSTLLVHQRVHTGEKPFTCSVCGKGFTQLATLQRHQRVRPAEKPFTCSECGKRFTQSSHLQSHQRVHTGEKPFTCSVCEKGFTQLATLQRHQRVHTGEKLFTCSVCEKGFTQLATLQSHQRVHTGEKPFTCSECGKGFTQSSALLIHQRVHTGEKPFTCSVCEKGFTQLATLLKHQRVHTGEKPFTCSVCGKGFSDSSTLLIHQRVHTGERPFSCSECGKGFTQSSHLRSHQRVHSEAKPFTCSICGKGFTQSSTLLVHQQVHTGEKPFTCSV